One part of the Sulfolobus tengchongensis genome encodes these proteins:
- a CDS encoding thiamine pyrophosphate-dependent dehydrogenase E1 component subunit alpha, producing MIIKPEPSLKDLSYLIENSGLKPSDLLSMYKRMMTIRYFEESIRKIYHEGKNPFNMASGIIRGEMHLSIGQEAVAVGTLYGSRDEDAVISTHRPHHHAIAKGVDLNKLAAEILGKVTGLCKGKGGHMHLFDRSKNFACSGIVGASFPQAAGAAFAFKYLGKDNVAFAFAGEGAANHGTFAETLNIASAWELPLIIVIEDNKYADSTPKSFVMSTTFHYQRGLAYNVPSYLVDGMDVIDVYSVAKKAIERARKGFGPTLIEALTYRYVGHFEGDGEEYRTKEEVEFWSSLDPIRRLENRLLRLNYADSDMLAKLREEARKQVQDAIDFAMKSPYPEPIEAIRGVFA from the coding sequence ATGATTATAAAACCTGAGCCGTCTCTAAAAGATCTATCCTACCTAATTGAGAACTCTGGATTAAAGCCGAGTGATTTGCTAAGTATGTATAAGAGGATGATGACAATAAGGTACTTTGAGGAATCTATAAGGAAAATATACCATGAGGGAAAGAATCCGTTCAATATGGCCTCTGGCATAATAAGAGGAGAGATGCATTTATCCATAGGACAAGAAGCGGTTGCTGTAGGAACTTTATATGGCAGTAGAGATGAGGATGCAGTTATAAGCACGCATAGACCTCATCATCACGCTATTGCCAAAGGCGTTGATTTGAATAAGTTAGCGGCGGAGATTTTGGGTAAGGTTACTGGACTATGTAAGGGTAAAGGTGGACATATGCATCTATTTGATAGATCTAAGAATTTCGCATGTAGTGGAATTGTAGGTGCCTCATTTCCGCAAGCTGCTGGTGCGGCTTTCGCATTTAAATACTTAGGGAAGGATAACGTTGCATTTGCGTTTGCAGGTGAGGGAGCTGCGAACCATGGCACATTTGCAGAAACTTTAAACATCGCTAGCGCGTGGGAATTACCACTAATCATAGTTATAGAGGACAATAAATATGCAGATTCTACTCCGAAATCCTTTGTTATGTCTACTACTTTTCATTACCAAAGAGGATTAGCTTACAACGTACCTTCATATCTAGTTGATGGAATGGATGTGATAGATGTTTACTCTGTAGCTAAAAAGGCAATAGAGAGAGCTAGAAAAGGGTTTGGTCCTACTTTGATAGAAGCTTTAACATATAGGTACGTAGGACATTTCGAGGGAGATGGTGAGGAATATAGAACTAAAGAGGAAGTGGAATTCTGGAGTTCATTAGATCCCATAAGAAGATTAGAAAATAGACTATTACGTTTAAATTACGCTGATAGCGATATGTTAGCTAAATTAAGAGAAGAGGCAAGAAAACAAGTTCAAGACGCTATTGACTTCGCTATGAAAAGTCCGTATCCGGAACCAATTGAGGCTATAAGAGGTGTTTTTGCTTGA